A genomic window from Glaciihabitans sp. INWT7 includes:
- a CDS encoding alpha/beta fold hydrolase gives MSTGTTLRTVNVGGVDIACTLSGFDEHDFEEHDFDEHGFDGRSVDPVVLLAGIGGTAARDFSFLLPLLARTRPVMAVDLDYVSGPAHRGRLVDQLSGVLNTVLPDRRVSLIGFSVGATVAAAFAADNPVVASLVLVTPLVSASSRHRMLASLREQLDATGDVALRDLDIFSAHSPTFLQRHSPEPFPADRATAAQIALFADSDLTEVLPLISAPTLVIGCTQDDIAGVDRAREVFASLSNSRYAEIDSGHAVLAERPAEVLAMIRDFVSHPSRLRAGSVREEAHP, from the coding sequence ATGAGCACCGGAACGACGCTTCGCACGGTCAACGTCGGAGGCGTGGACATCGCCTGCACCCTCTCCGGTTTCGACGAGCACGATTTCGAGGAGCACGATTTCGACGAGCACGGCTTCGATGGGCGGTCCGTCGACCCGGTGGTCCTCCTTGCCGGCATCGGGGGCACCGCCGCGAGAGACTTCTCGTTCCTTCTGCCCCTCCTGGCCCGCACGCGCCCGGTGATGGCGGTGGATCTGGACTACGTCAGTGGACCAGCGCACCGCGGTCGACTGGTCGACCAGCTGTCAGGGGTGCTCAACACGGTGCTGCCCGACCGTCGTGTGTCGCTCATCGGCTTCTCGGTGGGTGCCACGGTCGCGGCGGCCTTCGCAGCCGACAACCCGGTGGTCGCCTCCCTGGTACTGGTGACTCCTCTCGTCAGCGCGTCGAGTCGGCACCGGATGCTCGCGTCGCTGCGGGAGCAGCTCGACGCCACCGGCGACGTGGCGTTGCGAGACCTCGACATCTTCTCCGCCCACAGCCCCACGTTCCTGCAGCGGCACAGCCCCGAGCCGTTCCCGGCGGACCGGGCCACCGCCGCCCAGATCGCGCTGTTCGCAGACTCCGACCTCACGGAGGTGCTCCCGCTCATCTCCGCACCCACGCTGGTGATCGGCTGCACCCAGGACGATATCGCCGGCGTGGACCGGGCGCGCGAGGTCTTCGCCTCGCTCTCGAACTCCCGCTACGCCGAGATCGACAGCGGACACGCGGTGCTTGCCGAGCGACCGGCGGAGGTGCTCGCGATGATCCGCGACTTCGTCTCGCACCCCTCGCGGCTCCGCGCCGGCTCAGTGCGTGAAGAAGCTCACCCGTGA
- the cofG gene encoding 7,8-didemethyl-8-hydroxy-5-deazariboflavin synthase CofG, translating to MPQPSRSSELAAALLRLENSEVTDQPDAELFFGARGDDLERLLVVASRLRDEGLARSGRAGIITYSKKVFIPVTQLCQDRCHYCIFVDTPGGLAKRNIPVFMSPEEILEVARQGAAMGCKEALFTLGDRPENRWPSARQWLDDHGYESTLDYIRAMAILVLEETGLLPHLNPGVMSWSELQRLRPVAPSMGMMLETTATRLWSEKGGVHYGSPDKDPAIRLRVLEDAGRSRIPFTTGVLLGIGENDAERAEALFEIRRSHERHGHIQETIVQNFRAKPRTAMQNEEDLALQEYVAAVAVARIVMGPDATIQAPPNLTDAQELGLLLRAGIDDWGGVSPLTPDHVNPERPWPELEALARLTRDGGFELRERLTAHPDYIRDEETWLDSRLRTPVRALTDPNSGLAREDAPVVGRPWVAEPEGEGGILTALLDAAELAPDSLADADYAALLGADGADLERLAGIADALRASTVGDELSFVINRNLDLSLYDPERSTVDSLDLALIRALADEAKALGATELCLQGAVPEGQDGAYFEIIGAIRAAQPDLHIHSLRPVEIANAAGRLGKSVAEFISGMRAAGANSIPGTGARILDDRIRAVLSDSTDPPVQSWIEVISTAHSLGLGTTATMVYGHIESPANQVAHLRLLARLQDETGGFTEFIPMPYLPLEASPTVAAVAGAGPSLRQSRALHAVARLMLTGRIDHIQAAWTKLGLAGAEAVLRGGADDLGGLLLGGTLARTAGAEAHRELSLAEVQTIAAELGRPLRQRTTGYATVRHIPARQSRRGARMLTLEPRSEAPLPSAVP from the coding sequence ATGCCACAACCCTCCCGTTCTTCCGAGCTCGCTGCGGCTCTGCTCCGCCTCGAGAACTCCGAGGTCACGGATCAGCCCGACGCCGAACTGTTCTTCGGCGCGCGCGGTGACGACCTGGAGAGGCTGCTGGTCGTGGCCTCGCGCCTCCGCGACGAGGGCCTCGCGCGGTCGGGCCGCGCCGGAATCATCACCTATTCCAAAAAGGTGTTCATCCCGGTGACTCAGCTGTGCCAGGACCGCTGTCACTACTGCATCTTCGTCGACACCCCGGGGGGTCTCGCCAAGCGCAACATCCCCGTGTTCATGTCACCGGAGGAGATCCTCGAGGTGGCGAGGCAGGGTGCGGCCATGGGCTGCAAGGAAGCGCTCTTCACGCTCGGCGACCGGCCCGAGAACCGCTGGCCGAGCGCGCGCCAGTGGCTCGACGACCACGGCTACGAGTCGACGCTCGACTACATCCGGGCCATGGCGATTCTCGTGCTGGAAGAGACAGGCCTCCTTCCCCACCTCAACCCGGGAGTTATGTCGTGGTCGGAGCTGCAACGCCTCCGCCCGGTCGCGCCCTCCATGGGCATGATGCTCGAGACCACGGCGACCCGCCTCTGGTCGGAGAAGGGCGGGGTGCACTACGGCTCGCCCGACAAGGATCCGGCCATCCGGCTCCGGGTGCTCGAGGATGCGGGTCGCTCCCGCATCCCCTTCACCACGGGCGTGCTGCTCGGTATCGGTGAGAACGATGCGGAGCGCGCCGAGGCGCTCTTCGAGATCCGCCGGTCGCACGAACGTCACGGGCACATCCAGGAGACGATCGTTCAGAATTTTCGGGCGAAACCGCGCACGGCCATGCAGAACGAGGAGGATCTCGCCCTCCAGGAGTATGTCGCGGCCGTCGCCGTCGCACGCATCGTGATGGGACCGGATGCCACCATCCAGGCGCCCCCGAACCTCACCGACGCCCAGGAACTCGGCCTGCTGCTGCGGGCCGGGATCGACGATTGGGGCGGCGTGAGTCCGCTGACCCCGGACCACGTGAACCCCGAGCGTCCCTGGCCGGAACTCGAGGCGCTCGCTCGGCTCACGCGGGACGGCGGGTTCGAGTTGCGCGAGCGGTTGACGGCGCATCCGGACTACATCCGCGACGAGGAGACCTGGCTCGATTCGCGACTGCGCACCCCGGTGCGTGCCCTCACCGACCCGAACAGCGGGCTCGCCCGGGAGGATGCCCCGGTAGTGGGGCGGCCCTGGGTCGCCGAACCCGAGGGGGAGGGTGGCATTCTCACCGCGCTTCTGGATGCCGCAGAGCTCGCCCCGGACTCGCTCGCCGACGCCGACTATGCCGCCCTTCTCGGTGCCGACGGTGCCGACCTCGAACGTCTCGCCGGCATCGCCGATGCGCTGCGCGCATCCACTGTCGGTGACGAGTTGTCTTTCGTGATCAATCGCAATCTCGACCTCTCGCTCTACGACCCGGAGCGGTCGACGGTGGATTCGCTCGATCTCGCCCTGATCCGCGCGCTCGCCGACGAGGCGAAGGCCCTCGGCGCGACAGAACTCTGCCTGCAGGGAGCCGTGCCAGAGGGACAAGACGGGGCATACTTCGAGATCATCGGGGCCATCCGCGCGGCCCAGCCCGACCTGCACATCCACTCCCTGAGGCCGGTCGAGATCGCGAATGCGGCTGGCCGGTTAGGGAAGAGTGTCGCCGAATTCATCTCGGGGATGCGCGCTGCCGGTGCGAACAGCATCCCCGGCACCGGGGCACGCATCCTCGACGACCGCATTCGTGCCGTACTCAGCGACAGCACCGATCCGCCGGTGCAGTCCTGGATCGAGGTGATCAGCACAGCCCACTCGCTCGGTCTCGGCACGACCGCGACCATGGTCTACGGCCACATCGAGTCGCCGGCAAACCAGGTGGCACACCTGCGCCTGCTCGCCCGGCTGCAGGATGAGACAGGCGGGTTCACCGAGTTCATCCCGATGCCGTACCTGCCGCTCGAGGCATCGCCCACTGTGGCGGCGGTGGCCGGCGCCGGCCCCAGCCTGCGCCAGAGCCGTGCACTCCACGCCGTCGCCCGGCTGATGCTGACCGGTCGCATCGACCACATCCAGGCGGCCTGGACCAAGCTGGGCCTGGCCGGCGCGGAAGCGGTGCTCCGCGGGGGAGCGGACGACCTCGGCGGCCTGCTTCTCGGCGGCACCCTCGCACGCACGGCCGGAGCCGAGGCCCATCGTGAGCTTTCTCTCGCCGAGGTGCAGACGATCGCGGCAGAACTCGGTCGCCCGCTCCGCCAGCGCACGACCGGATACGCGACGGTGCGGCACATCCCTGCCCGGCAGTCCCGTCGTGGCGCGCGGATGCTGACCCTCGAGCCCCGCTCGGAAGCGCCGCTGCCGAGCGCTGTGCCATGA
- a CDS encoding glycoside hydrolase family 2 TIM barrel-domain containing protein, giving the protein MTLSPAYLTDRSPGFGGRTPRSWLHSDAPRIDLTGEWAFRLLPTANPAGEDADAFAQPETDVASWDRIPVPASWVLVDDGRYGRPIYTNVQFPFPVDPPYVPDANPTGDYRRSIELDADFASDARLILRFDGVESAFRVWWNGHEVGVGKGSRLAHEFDVTEFATPGENILAVRVHQWSDASYVEDQDQWWLPGIFRDVSLSALPVAGIDDLWLRTSWRDGSGWIEPEVRALPGAYPVRLEVPELGIDVQWADEASVALIAVESVEPWSAEYPRLYEASVSTAAEKIGLRLGFRTVEIIGDQLLANGRRLVFHGMNRHEAHPDRGRVFNEEHAREDLARMKRFNVNAIRTSHYPPHPRLLDLADELGLWVVLECDLETHGFEGGGAGNDWTHGADAVAERTSRLTARDQGHSSTGAGAWAANPSDDPAWRRAYLDRIERTVERDKNHASVIMWSLGNESGTGANLAAMAAWIHDRDASRPVHYEGDYTGAYTDVYSRMYSSVPETESIGRDDTSLLLGCSTAESARQRTKPFLLCEYVHAMGNGPGAIDQYEDLVDRYPRLHGGFVWEWRDHGIRTHTPDGVEFFGYGGDFGEVVHDGNFVMDGMILSDDTPMPSLYEYAAVVAPFRFTVAADLGSVDIRSMRHSVDSADVEFVWRREQDGVESASGTLEVPAIAAGETATVDLPPVDPGTADAGTDGESWLTFEARLRDTSTWAEAGHVLALGQHDVTALTLAPRQRLPRWTVGGTSAGVTSLGPASFEHGRLTAIGDLAVEGPELTLFRAPTDNELRSGPGSYDLADPAVHDRGLPAPALAEIWHSAGLDRLTSRVVEREEGVSGIRELRRWAPAAGRESVYTDVRWQALDDSLLLTVEIEPSAGWDIILPRIGIRFALPLELDQASWFGTGPLESYPDSANAARVGSFTSAIHDLNVRYARPQETGHRPGLRQLELSGAAGQLSVEAIPDYRGRRPGFSVARHTAQEVSAAEHPYELPTPTRTYLYIDAAQNGLGSRACGVDVWPTHALRPEARTLRLRFARS; this is encoded by the coding sequence ATGACGCTCTCCCCCGCCTATCTCACGGATCGCTCACCCGGATTCGGTGGACGAACCCCGCGGTCATGGCTGCATTCGGATGCCCCGAGGATCGACCTGACCGGAGAGTGGGCGTTCCGCCTGCTGCCGACGGCGAATCCGGCCGGCGAAGACGCCGACGCCTTCGCACAGCCGGAGACCGATGTGGCCTCGTGGGACCGCATCCCGGTGCCGGCCTCGTGGGTGCTGGTGGACGACGGTCGCTACGGGCGCCCGATCTATACGAACGTTCAGTTCCCCTTTCCCGTCGATCCGCCCTATGTGCCCGACGCGAACCCCACCGGAGACTACCGGCGCAGCATCGAGCTCGACGCTGACTTCGCGAGCGATGCGCGGCTCATCCTGCGATTCGACGGGGTGGAATCCGCATTCCGCGTCTGGTGGAACGGCCATGAGGTCGGGGTCGGCAAGGGCAGTCGCCTCGCCCATGAGTTCGACGTCACAGAATTCGCCACCCCGGGCGAGAACATCCTCGCCGTTCGGGTGCACCAGTGGTCGGATGCCAGCTATGTGGAAGACCAGGACCAGTGGTGGTTGCCCGGTATCTTCCGCGATGTCTCGCTGAGCGCCCTGCCGGTGGCAGGAATCGACGACCTCTGGCTGCGCACCTCGTGGCGGGACGGCAGCGGATGGATCGAACCGGAGGTGCGAGCTCTTCCCGGGGCATACCCCGTGCGGCTGGAGGTGCCGGAGCTCGGCATCGACGTGCAGTGGGCGGATGAGGCCTCTGTGGCGCTGATCGCCGTGGAGAGCGTCGAACCCTGGTCCGCCGAATACCCGCGACTCTACGAGGCGAGCGTCTCGACGGCCGCCGAGAAGATCGGCCTTCGACTGGGTTTCCGCACTGTCGAGATCATCGGCGACCAGCTGCTCGCCAACGGCCGCCGGCTCGTCTTCCACGGCATGAACCGTCACGAGGCCCACCCCGATCGCGGTCGTGTCTTCAACGAGGAACATGCCCGCGAAGACCTCGCGCGCATGAAGCGCTTCAACGTCAACGCGATCCGCACCAGCCACTACCCGCCGCATCCGCGACTGCTCGACCTCGCCGACGAGCTCGGACTCTGGGTGGTGCTGGAGTGCGACCTCGAGACGCACGGCTTCGAAGGCGGTGGCGCCGGCAACGACTGGACCCACGGCGCGGATGCCGTCGCCGAGCGCACCAGCAGGCTCACCGCACGCGACCAGGGTCACTCGAGCACGGGCGCAGGCGCCTGGGCGGCCAACCCGAGTGACGACCCGGCCTGGCGGCGCGCCTATCTCGACCGCATCGAACGCACCGTCGAGCGCGACAAGAACCACGCGAGCGTCATCATGTGGTCACTCGGCAACGAGTCGGGCACGGGAGCCAACCTCGCGGCGATGGCCGCATGGATCCACGATCGTGATGCCAGCCGCCCGGTGCACTACGAGGGTGACTACACGGGCGCGTACACCGATGTCTACTCGCGCATGTACTCCTCGGTGCCCGAAACGGAGTCCATCGGCCGCGACGACACCTCGCTGCTGCTCGGATGCTCCACCGCCGAGTCCGCCCGCCAGCGCACCAAGCCATTCCTGCTCTGCGAATACGTGCACGCGATGGGCAACGGGCCGGGCGCGATCGACCAGTATGAGGACCTCGTCGACCGCTACCCGCGGCTGCACGGCGGATTCGTGTGGGAATGGCGGGACCACGGCATCCGCACCCACACGCCGGACGGTGTCGAGTTCTTCGGCTACGGGGGCGACTTCGGCGAGGTCGTACACGACGGCAACTTCGTGATGGACGGCATGATCCTCTCGGATGACACCCCGATGCCGAGCCTCTACGAGTACGCGGCGGTGGTGGCTCCCTTCCGCTTCACCGTCGCAGCGGACCTCGGCAGTGTCGATATCCGCAGCATGCGGCACTCGGTCGACTCCGCTGATGTCGAATTCGTCTGGCGGCGTGAGCAGGACGGCGTCGAGTCGGCGTCCGGCACCCTCGAGGTGCCGGCGATCGCAGCCGGCGAGACCGCCACGGTAGACCTCCCCCCTGTCGACCCCGGAACGGCCGACGCCGGAACGGATGGCGAGAGCTGGCTGACTTTCGAAGCGCGGCTGCGAGACACCAGCACCTGGGCTGAGGCGGGCCACGTGCTCGCCCTCGGCCAACACGACGTCACCGCACTCACGCTGGCGCCCCGGCAGCGGCTTCCGCGGTGGACTGTCGGCGGCACCTCCGCCGGAGTCACCAGCCTCGGGCCCGCGTCCTTCGAGCACGGCCGACTCACGGCCATCGGAGACCTCGCCGTCGAGGGGCCGGAGCTCACCCTGTTCCGCGCGCCGACCGACAATGAGTTGCGATCCGGCCCGGGAAGCTACGACCTCGCCGACCCCGCCGTTCACGACCGCGGACTGCCCGCACCCGCTCTCGCCGAGATCTGGCACTCCGCCGGGCTCGACCGGCTCACCAGCCGCGTCGTCGAACGAGAGGAAGGCGTCTCCGGCATCCGTGAACTGCGGCGCTGGGCCCCGGCCGCCGGCCGCGAGAGCGTGTACACGGATGTGCGCTGGCAGGCCCTGGATGACTCGCTCCTGCTGACGGTGGAGATCGAGCCGTCGGCGGGCTGGGACATCATCCTGCCGCGCATCGGCATCCGGTTCGCGCTGCCGCTGGAGCTGGACCAGGCGAGCTGGTTCGGCACCGGTCCGCTGGAGTCCTACCCCGACAGTGCGAACGCGGCACGGGTCGGCAGCTTCACGAGCGCGATCCACGATCTCAACGTGCGCTACGCCCGCCCGCAGGAGACCGGTCACCGGCCGGGTCTTCGTCAGCTGGAGCTGAGCGGAGCGGCTGGGCAGCTGAGCGTCGAAGCGATCCCGGACTACCGTGGGCGCC